A stretch of the Teredinibacter haidensis genome encodes the following:
- a CDS encoding glutathione S-transferase family protein, with amino-acid sequence MKIYGDPVSGNCYKIQLTCSLLGIDYDWIPIDVLAGETQTPTFLRKSPNGKIPLLELDSGETLAESNAIINYLSVGSHLLPENAFQLAKAQQWQFFEQYSHEPYIAVRRFIQIYQGLPENRLVEYEAKKAGGEKALWIMDQQLQKTAFLVGEKISVADIALFAYTHVANEGGFDLADYPSIEAWLKRIKGQPNFKPMGT; translated from the coding sequence ATGAAGATATATGGAGATCCAGTCTCAGGAAACTGCTACAAAATACAGTTAACATGCTCTCTTCTTGGTATCGATTACGATTGGATACCAATTGATGTTCTTGCTGGTGAAACACAAACCCCCACTTTTTTACGTAAAAGTCCCAACGGGAAAATTCCTTTACTGGAATTAGATTCTGGTGAGACTTTGGCTGAATCCAACGCCATAATCAATTACCTCTCAGTGGGTTCTCATTTGCTACCAGAAAACGCTTTTCAGCTGGCCAAGGCTCAGCAGTGGCAGTTTTTTGAGCAATACAGCCATGAGCCCTATATTGCGGTAAGACGATTTATACAAATCTACCAAGGCTTACCTGAGAATCGCCTAGTGGAATACGAAGCGAAAAAAGCGGGTGGCGAAAAAGCGCTATGGATAATGGATCAACAGCTTCAAAAAACAGCGTTTCTCGTGGGAGAAAAAATATCTGTGGCTGATATCGCCTTATTTGCTTATACCCATGTTGCGAATGAAGGTGGTTTTGATCTTGCTGATTACCCTTCGATTGAGGCCTGGCTAAAGCGCATCAAGGGCCAACCTAATTTTAAACCGATGGGCACGTAA
- a CDS encoding ParA family protein, with protein sequence MGKIYAIANQKGGVGKTTTCVNLAASLAATKKKVLLVDLDPQGNATMGSGVDKNSVEFSIYDVLMGLTQLESALHTSVEGKFSVLPANGDLTAAEVEMLSLDNREYRLKNALAEVKSQYDYVLIDCPPSLNMLTVNGLTSCDGVLIPMQCEYYALEGLSALVNTINMIQARLNPNLKIEGILRTMYDPRNSLTGDVSQQLHHHFGDKVYRTCVPRNVRLAEAPSFGMPVIAYDRQSKGAMAYIALAGEILRRAESEAAETATVN encoded by the coding sequence GTGGGAAAAATCTACGCGATAGCCAACCAGAAAGGCGGTGTTGGCAAAACCACAACGTGCGTCAATCTGGCCGCATCTCTGGCGGCAACAAAGAAGAAAGTGCTTTTGGTTGATTTAGATCCACAGGGCAATGCCACCATGGGCAGTGGTGTGGATAAAAATAGCGTGGAATTTTCTATTTACGATGTTCTGATGGGCTTAACTCAGTTGGAGAGCGCTCTACACACTTCAGTAGAGGGAAAGTTTTCGGTTCTGCCGGCCAATGGTGATCTCACCGCTGCGGAGGTCGAGATGTTGAGCTTGGATAACCGGGAGTATCGGCTGAAAAACGCCCTTGCTGAAGTGAAAAGTCAGTACGATTATGTGTTGATCGACTGCCCTCCTTCACTGAACATGCTTACCGTCAACGGGCTTACCTCCTGCGATGGCGTATTGATACCCATGCAATGTGAGTACTACGCACTGGAGGGCTTATCAGCATTGGTAAATACCATCAATATGATTCAGGCGCGCCTCAACCCGAACTTGAAAATCGAAGGTATTCTGCGCACTATGTACGACCCTCGCAACAGCCTTACTGGCGACGTATCCCAGCAGCTACACCACCATTTTGGTGATAAGGTCTATCGCACCTGTGTTCCCCGTAATGTTCGCCTTGCCGAGGCCCCAAGTTTTGGGATGCCGGTAATTGCTTACGATAGACAGTCAAAAGGGGCCATGGCTTATATTGCCCTTGCCGGTGAGATTCTTCGCCGCGCTGAGTCAGAAGCAGCAGAAACGGCAACGGTTAACTAG
- a CDS encoding alpha/beta hydrolase produces MKRPTYLLLLLAVVFSLVNCSGEKRSSPVPSVTVPTAEPTSTPIDNPRKIHTSITSAITGIEYPVHIQLPVNYELPAEANQQYPVIYATDGQWVFDGFAAILDSYSVNTILVAIEQGPNDRRATDYRLPGAEDYLQFIFSELIPTIESTYRVDGAQRTLSGTSYGGLFVGLALLMDDVVSPTFKNYLSFDGSFFSHWVSTQNLEQQRYNASQEMNARLLLTTADIYGNRASVQQFQTLLESRDYTGLTIDRMGYDVVHEEIADPSFRYAVERLFSE; encoded by the coding sequence ATGAAAAGACCAACTTACCTACTATTGTTGCTTGCGGTTGTTTTCTCTCTTGTTAATTGCTCGGGGGAAAAACGTTCATCGCCCGTGCCGTCCGTTACGGTGCCGACGGCTGAGCCTACGTCAACACCAATCGATAACCCCAGAAAAATTCATACGAGCATTACCTCCGCTATTACGGGAATTGAATACCCGGTCCATATCCAACTGCCCGTAAACTATGAATTACCTGCAGAAGCGAACCAACAATACCCCGTTATTTACGCGACGGACGGGCAATGGGTGTTTGATGGTTTTGCGGCTATTCTCGATTCCTACTCGGTAAATACCATACTGGTGGCCATCGAACAGGGGCCGAATGATCGCAGGGCAACGGATTATCGTCTTCCCGGTGCGGAAGACTATTTACAGTTTATCTTCAGTGAATTAATTCCGACTATTGAATCGACGTACCGTGTCGATGGAGCACAACGCACACTCTCGGGAACCTCCTACGGTGGGCTCTTTGTGGGGCTAGCATTGCTGATGGATGATGTTGTCAGCCCGACCTTTAAAAACTACCTTTCCTTTGATGGTTCGTTTTTCTCTCATTGGGTTTCCACGCAAAACCTGGAACAGCAGAGGTACAATGCCAGTCAGGAAATGAACGCCCGATTGCTACTAACCACCGCAGATATTTACGGTAATAGAGCATCTGTTCAGCAGTTTCAAACCCTGCTTGAAAGCCGAGATTACACCGGCCTGACCATTGATCGTATGGGTTACGATGTGGTGCACGAAGAAATTGCAGATCCCTCGTTTCGCTATGCTGTTGAACGGTTGTTTTCTGAATAG
- a CDS encoding F0F1 ATP synthase subunit epsilon, which translates to MALTIHCDIVSAEEEIFSGLVELLVASGSEGDVGVGYGHAPLLTRLTAGPVRMKKQNGEEEVYYVSGGFLEVQPDAVTVLADTVLRASDMDEAASLESKKAAEAALQHQGEGMDYSKATAQLAEAAAQLRTLKAIRKRAG; encoded by the coding sequence ATGGCATTAACCATACATTGCGACATTGTAAGCGCCGAAGAAGAAATATTTTCCGGTCTTGTTGAGCTGTTGGTGGCCTCGGGCAGTGAAGGTGATGTGGGTGTTGGTTACGGCCACGCGCCGCTACTTACACGCCTAACGGCTGGCCCGGTTCGTATGAAAAAGCAAAACGGAGAAGAAGAAGTTTACTATGTTTCCGGCGGCTTCCTCGAAGTTCAGCCAGATGCCGTAACCGTTCTTGCGGATACAGTACTGCGAGCCAGCGACATGGACGAAGCTGCTTCTCTAGAGTCCAAAAAGGCGGCAGAAGCCGCGCTGCAACACCAGGGTGAAGGCATGGACTACTCCAAAGCTACCGCTCAACTAGCAGAAGCCGCTGCGCAGTTACGCACCTTGAAGGCAATTCGCAAACGCGCGGGTTAG
- the atpA gene encoding F0F1 ATP synthase subunit alpha — MQQLNPSEISEIIKARIDNLSVATEAQNEGTVVSVTDGIIRIHGLADVMYGEMIEFEGSVFGMALNLERDSVGAVVLGDYQGVAEGQTCKCTGRILEVPVGPELQGRVVDALGNPIDGKGPINAKRTDAIEKIAPGVIARQSVSQPVQIGLKAVDTMVPIGRGQRELIIGDRQTGKTAVAVDAIINQKGTGIKCIYVAIGQKASSVATVVRKLEEHGAMDHTIVVAATASDPASMQFLAPFAGCSMGEYYRDRGEDCLIIYDDLTKQAWAYRQISLLLRRPPGREAYPGDVFYLHSRLLERASRVNADYVEKITNGEVKGKTGSLTALPIIETQAGDVSAFVPTNVISITDGQIFLETDLFNAGIRPAMNAGISVSRVGGSAQTKVIKKLSGGIRTALAQYRELAAFSQFASDLDEATKAQLDHGERVTELMKQKQYSPLSVADMGVVVYAANEGFLKDVEVAKIGSFESSLLSYMNGTHSALMDEMNTGAYSDEIADKLKAALDDFKATQTW; from the coding sequence ATGCAACAGCTGAATCCTTCTGAAATCAGTGAAATTATTAAAGCGCGAATCGACAATCTGTCGGTTGCGACAGAAGCGCAAAACGAAGGCACCGTAGTTTCCGTAACCGACGGTATTATTCGTATCCACGGGCTTGCCGACGTTATGTACGGTGAGATGATCGAATTTGAAGGTAGCGTTTTTGGTATGGCGCTGAACCTCGAGCGAGACTCTGTCGGCGCCGTGGTTTTGGGCGATTACCAGGGCGTGGCCGAAGGCCAGACCTGTAAATGTACCGGTCGTATTCTGGAAGTGCCGGTTGGTCCGGAGCTCCAGGGGCGCGTGGTCGACGCACTGGGTAACCCCATTGACGGTAAAGGCCCTATCAACGCCAAGCGAACCGATGCCATTGAAAAAATTGCACCGGGTGTAATTGCCCGTCAATCCGTATCTCAGCCTGTTCAGATCGGCTTAAAAGCGGTCGATACAATGGTACCTATTGGACGCGGCCAGCGAGAATTGATTATTGGCGACCGTCAGACCGGTAAAACCGCTGTTGCTGTTGATGCAATCATCAACCAGAAAGGTACAGGCATTAAGTGTATCTATGTGGCAATCGGACAGAAGGCGTCTTCGGTAGCAACCGTGGTTCGCAAACTGGAAGAGCACGGCGCAATGGACCACACCATCGTGGTTGCAGCGACGGCATCCGATCCAGCCTCCATGCAGTTTTTGGCTCCCTTCGCCGGTTGTTCCATGGGTGAGTACTACCGTGATCGCGGTGAAGACTGCCTGATTATTTATGATGATTTGACCAAGCAGGCCTGGGCCTACCGCCAGATCTCCCTGTTGTTGCGTCGTCCGCCGGGCCGTGAAGCCTATCCTGGTGATGTTTTCTATTTGCACTCACGTTTGCTGGAACGCGCTTCCCGCGTTAACGCCGACTATGTTGAGAAGATCACCAACGGTGAAGTGAAAGGTAAAACCGGCTCTTTGACCGCCCTGCCTATTATTGAAACCCAGGCTGGTGACGTTTCGGCCTTCGTACCGACCAACGTTATCTCCATCACCGATGGTCAGATATTCCTTGAAACCGACCTGTTTAACGCCGGTATTCGTCCGGCGATGAACGCTGGTATCTCGGTATCCCGCGTGGGTGGTTCAGCGCAGACCAAAGTGATCAAAAAATTGTCCGGTGGTATTCGTACCGCACTGGCGCAGTATCGTGAATTGGCGGCTTTTTCCCAGTTTGCTTCCGATCTGGACGAAGCTACCAAAGCCCAGCTGGATCATGGTGAGCGCGTAACCGAACTGATGAAGCAGAAGCAGTACTCGCCACTAAGTGTGGCTGATATGGGTGTTGTGGTTTACGCCGCGAACGAAGGTTTCCTGAAAGACGTAGAAGTGGCCAAGATTGGTTCCTTCGAATCTTCCCTGTTGTCCTATATGAACGGCACTCACTCCGCTTTAATGGATGAGATGAACACTGGTGCGTACAGTGACGAGATCGCTGACAAACTGAAAGCAGCTCTGGACGACTTTAAAGCCACCCAAACCTGGTAA
- the atpB gene encoding F0F1 ATP synthase subunit A, which yields MAKSEATHEAAETVTATDYIQHHLQNMAYGKLPAGYERHSADGSHTVLEADTWTMAHSGQEAKDMGFNAVHLDSLGWGIALALLLGFVFRKVATSATTDTPRGLQSFVEMIVDFINYTVSDIFHHKNRMVAPMALTIFTWVFMMNLMDLVPVDWLPFIAQTISGDSHLFFKVVPTTDPNVTLGMSITVFILMIGFSIREKGVWGFIKELTCHPFFAPRKLWYLNIILVPINFLLETVALIAKPISLGLRLFGNMYAGEMIFILIALLFSTGLVLGLIGGVLQWAWAVFHILVITLQAFIFMVLTTVYMAMAHDVDEEH from the coding sequence ATGGCTAAAAGCGAAGCTACACATGAAGCGGCTGAAACAGTGACCGCGACAGATTATATTCAACACCACCTGCAAAACATGGCTTACGGCAAATTGCCTGCGGGTTATGAGCGGCACAGCGCCGATGGTTCACACACTGTTCTGGAAGCTGATACCTGGACCATGGCGCACAGCGGTCAGGAAGCCAAGGATATGGGCTTTAACGCGGTTCACCTGGACTCCCTTGGTTGGGGTATTGCGCTGGCGTTATTGTTGGGTTTTGTTTTCCGCAAGGTTGCCACATCAGCTACAACAGACACCCCTCGCGGTCTACAGAGTTTTGTAGAGATGATTGTTGATTTTATTAACTACACCGTTTCTGACATCTTCCATCATAAAAACCGCATGGTCGCCCCAATGGCGCTGACCATTTTTACCTGGGTCTTTATGATGAACCTCATGGATCTGGTGCCGGTTGACTGGCTACCCTTCATTGCCCAGACTATCAGTGGCGATAGTCATCTATTCTTTAAGGTTGTACCTACCACCGATCCCAACGTGACTCTGGGTATGTCCATTACGGTCTTTATCCTGATGATCGGCTTCAGCATCCGTGAAAAAGGCGTTTGGGGTTTTATTAAAGAACTCACTTGCCACCCCTTCTTTGCGCCGCGAAAACTCTGGTACCTGAACATTATTCTGGTACCCATTAACTTCCTGCTGGAAACCGTTGCACTAATCGCTAAACCCATTTCCCTGGGCCTGCGACTATTCGGCAACATGTACGCAGGTGAAATGATCTTTATCCTTATTGCGTTGTTGTTCAGCACTGGCCTGGTTCTGGGGTTGATCGGTGGCGTATTACAGTGGGCCTGGGCGGTATTCCACATTCTGGTCATCACGCTGCAAGCCTTTATTTTTATGGTCCTGACCACTGTGTACATGGCTATGGCCCACGATGTTGATGAAGAGCACTAA
- a CDS encoding F0F1 ATP synthase subunit B: protein MNINLTLIGQSLTFIAFVLFCMKYVWPALLGIMAEREKRIADGLEAATRADKDLELAQKKATKQLHEAKEQAAGIIDSANKRASQIIEESKEQARAEGENIKAAAQAEIEREVSQAREELRGKVAALALVGAEKVLGDSIDAGKHNAMLDKLAAEL from the coding sequence GTGAATATCAACCTGACTCTCATAGGTCAATCGCTTACTTTTATTGCATTCGTTTTGTTTTGCATGAAGTACGTGTGGCCAGCGCTGCTCGGCATTATGGCCGAGCGTGAGAAGCGCATCGCCGATGGACTAGAAGCTGCTACCCGTGCGGACAAGGATCTGGAATTGGCTCAGAAAAAAGCCACTAAACAGCTCCATGAAGCCAAAGAGCAAGCCGCCGGTATTATCGATTCGGCTAACAAGCGTGCCAGCCAGATTATTGAAGAATCCAAAGAACAGGCGCGAGCTGAAGGCGAGAATATTAAAGCTGCCGCCCAAGCTGAAATTGAGCGCGAAGTCAGCCAGGCTCGTGAAGAGTTACGTGGCAAGGTTGCTGCTTTGGCGTTGGTGGGTGCTGAAAAAGTACTGGGCGATTCTATCGATGCAGGCAAGCACAACGCCATGCTCGACAAACTGGCAGCAGAGCTGTAA
- a CDS encoding ATP synthase subunit I has translation MKSPVLSGLVVQLGVSLLCCLTLFWWSYEQAYSLGLGALIFIVPNTYFTLYAFRYRGARSSQWIAKSFNWGESGKFALVAVGFALVFRFVDTLNVQLLFAGFCGMVVLQWWIANYLQQRWLDQIQP, from the coding sequence ATGAAATCTCCGGTTCTGTCAGGCCTTGTTGTACAGCTAGGCGTTTCATTGCTCTGTTGCTTAACTCTGTTTTGGTGGAGCTACGAACAAGCTTACTCACTGGGTTTAGGTGCTTTGATATTTATAGTGCCCAATACCTACTTTACCCTGTATGCCTTTCGTTATCGTGGCGCCCGCTCCTCGCAGTGGATCGCCAAATCCTTCAATTGGGGAGAATCTGGAAAATTCGCTTTAGTAGCGGTTGGTTTTGCACTGGTGTTCCGTTTTGTGGATACATTAAATGTGCAGCTACTGTTCGCGGGTTTTTGTGGGATGGTTGTATTGCAGTGGTGGATAGCAAACTATCTGCAACAGCGTTGGCTTGACCAAATACAACCATAA
- a CDS encoding ParB/RepB/Spo0J family partition protein: protein MVKRKGLGRGLDALLSGSSSTGASPADAIKAATEVAAEITSPSTIKDGTLKEIPVELLQRGKYQPRRDMHPEALEELAESIKAQGVMQPIVVRPIGEGRFEIIAGERRWRATQQAGLHTIPCVIREVPDETAIALALIENIQREDLNPVEEAMALKRFQDEFELTQQEVADAVGKSRSAITNLMRLLNLSDEVRTLLEHGDLEMGHARCLLTLESGTQKRVARQIVAKGMTVRQAEALARKTLQEESQPEEKKENTDHDIKKLEERLGEKVGVPVMVQHSAKGKGKLVLKYNSLDELDGILAHLGYEH from the coding sequence ATGGTAAAACGTAAAGGACTGGGCCGCGGCCTGGACGCCTTGCTGTCTGGCTCATCCAGCACTGGTGCTAGCCCTGCAGATGCAATTAAAGCTGCCACCGAGGTAGCGGCGGAGATCACCTCACCGAGTACCATCAAAGATGGAACGTTGAAAGAGATACCGGTCGAACTCCTGCAGCGAGGTAAATACCAGCCTCGCCGTGATATGCACCCGGAAGCTTTGGAAGAATTGGCCGAATCCATAAAAGCCCAAGGTGTAATGCAACCTATCGTTGTTCGTCCAATCGGCGAGGGGAGATTCGAAATTATTGCCGGTGAACGTCGCTGGCGAGCCACACAGCAGGCCGGACTCCACACTATTCCGTGTGTAATACGTGAAGTGCCTGACGAAACCGCTATTGCACTGGCTTTGATCGAAAACATTCAACGGGAAGATCTCAACCCGGTAGAAGAAGCTATGGCCCTCAAGCGTTTTCAGGATGAATTTGAGCTTACCCAGCAGGAAGTGGCCGATGCCGTGGGTAAATCCCGCTCCGCTATCACCAATCTTATGCGTTTGCTCAACCTGAGTGACGAAGTGAGGACCTTGCTGGAGCATGGGGATCTCGAAATGGGGCATGCCCGCTGCTTGCTGACCCTGGAAAGTGGAACTCAAAAGCGTGTTGCCCGTCAGATAGTCGCTAAAGGCATGACTGTTCGCCAAGCCGAAGCTTTGGCTCGCAAAACGCTCCAAGAAGAAAGCCAACCAGAAGAGAAAAAAGAAAATACTGACCACGATATTAAAAAGCTAGAAGAACGCCTTGGTGAAAAAGTTGGTGTACCGGTTATGGTGCAACATTCAGCCAAAGGTAAAGGCAAGCTGGTATTAAAGTACAACAGCCTGGATGAACTAGATGGTATTCTGGCGCACCTTGGATACGAACATTAA
- a CDS encoding F0F1 ATP synthase subunit delta, which yields MAELITLARPYAKAAFGCARDNKDLQGWSEALTLAATVTAQDKVATLLSSPGLTSEEKTRALVETCGDTFNDKQQNFISILAENGRLPLLPQVQQLFELYKANQEKSVDVTIQSAYKIDGDMESKLAKALTEKLDRKVSLQTSVDESLLGGAVIRAGDTVIDGSVRGKLVKLAEAMHG from the coding sequence ATGGCTGAATTAATAACACTTGCTCGACCCTACGCTAAGGCGGCCTTTGGCTGTGCTCGCGATAACAAGGATCTGCAAGGCTGGTCGGAAGCGCTGACGTTGGCGGCAACCGTGACCGCGCAAGATAAGGTCGCGACCCTGTTGTCATCTCCTGGTCTAACGTCAGAGGAAAAGACTCGTGCACTGGTAGAAACCTGTGGCGATACCTTTAACGACAAGCAGCAGAACTTTATCAGCATCCTGGCTGAAAATGGTCGTCTGCCCCTGCTCCCGCAGGTGCAGCAGTTATTTGAACTCTATAAAGCCAATCAAGAAAAGTCGGTAGATGTGACTATCCAGTCTGCCTACAAGATAGATGGCGATATGGAGAGCAAACTTGCCAAGGCTCTCACCGAAAAACTGGACCGTAAGGTAAGCCTGCAGACGTCTGTTGACGAAAGCTTGTTGGGCGGCGCTGTCATTCGCGCTGGCGACACGGTTATCGACGGCTCTGTACGCGGAAAATTGGTCAAACTGGCCGAGGCCATGCACGGCTAA
- the atpE gene encoding F0F1 ATP synthase subunit C, whose product MEAQALVYIAAALLIGLGALGTAIGFGTLGGKLLEGSARQPEQGPALQGKMFLMAGLLDAVPMIGVGIGMYLIFAVAPGMVG is encoded by the coding sequence ATGGAAGCACAAGCATTGGTTTATATCGCAGCAGCCCTTTTAATCGGTCTGGGTGCACTCGGTACGGCAATTGGTTTTGGTACCCTTGGGGGTAAGTTACTGGAAGGATCTGCGCGTCAGCCAGAACAGGGTCCAGCTCTGCAGGGCAAAATGTTCCTGATGGCAGGCCTCTTGGATGCGGTTCCAATGATCGGTGTGGGTATCGGCATGTACCTGATTTTTGCCGTTGCTCCAGGCATGGTTGGCTAA
- a CDS encoding TlpA disulfide reductase family protein → MKKLTHYCLLPFYVFSCLVIAAPSEGEKPVNYIGKDLQGNKLHVSDYAGKVVIVSFWATWCTYCLKEMPILEGIQKQVGKENLQVIAVNKGEKKRLVKKISKAFKEDGIELLLAHDSGSKVAKQWGVDGIPHMVMIDRKGYIKNVHIGYGEGMLPKIIAEVNNLLRE, encoded by the coding sequence ATGAAAAAGCTCACACATTATTGTTTACTTCCGTTTTATGTATTTTCCTGCTTAGTGATTGCTGCCCCCAGTGAAGGTGAAAAGCCTGTCAACTATATTGGTAAAGATCTACAGGGTAACAAGTTGCATGTTTCAGATTACGCCGGCAAGGTCGTCATCGTTAGTTTTTGGGCAACCTGGTGCACTTACTGTTTAAAAGAAATGCCAATACTTGAAGGTATACAAAAACAAGTCGGTAAAGAAAATTTGCAGGTAATCGCCGTTAATAAGGGCGAAAAAAAACGGCTTGTTAAAAAAATTAGCAAAGCTTTCAAAGAAGACGGAATAGAATTATTGCTAGCCCATGATTCGGGTAGCAAGGTTGCCAAGCAGTGGGGAGTAGACGGGATTCCGCATATGGTCATGATTGATCGAAAGGGCTATATCAAGAATGTACATATTGGCTATGGTGAGGGTATGCTGCCTAAAATTATTGCAGAAGTTAATAACTTATTGCGCGAATAG
- the atpG gene encoding F0F1 ATP synthase subunit gamma encodes MASGKEIRTKIGSIKNTQKITSAMEMVAASKMRRAQERMETGKPYAMRIRNVVGHIANGNPEYKHLYLSEREVQRVGYIVVSTDRGLCGGLNINLFKAVVKHSKEWADKGVGVDLCLIGAKGASFFNSVGANILASVRDIGEKPSVTNLIGSVKVMLDAFAEGKIDRLYLVGNEFVNTMTQSPNVQRLLPLKPEDTGGRKHSWDYIYEPEAHVLLDGLMVRYMESQVYQAVVENGACEQAARMVAMKSATDNAGELISDLQLVYNKARQAAITQELSEIVSGAAAV; translated from the coding sequence ATGGCGAGCGGAAAAGAGATACGCACCAAAATTGGTAGTATCAAAAACACCCAGAAGATTACCAGCGCAATGGAAATGGTTGCGGCGTCCAAAATGCGTCGCGCGCAAGAGCGCATGGAAACCGGCAAACCCTACGCCATGCGTATTCGTAATGTTGTGGGCCATATTGCCAACGGTAATCCCGAGTACAAGCATCTGTACCTGAGCGAACGTGAAGTACAGCGTGTGGGTTATATCGTAGTGTCAACTGACCGTGGCCTTTGTGGTGGTTTGAACATCAACTTGTTCAAGGCGGTAGTAAAACACAGCAAAGAGTGGGCAGATAAAGGCGTGGGTGTAGATCTGTGCCTCATCGGTGCCAAAGGCGCGTCCTTCTTTAACAGTGTTGGCGCCAATATTTTAGCCAGTGTGCGTGATATCGGTGAAAAGCCCTCCGTTACCAATCTGATTGGTAGCGTAAAGGTAATGCTCGACGCCTTTGCAGAAGGCAAAATCGATCGCCTGTATCTGGTCGGAAACGAATTCGTAAACACCATGACTCAGAGCCCCAATGTGCAGCGTTTGTTGCCATTGAAGCCGGAAGACACGGGTGGCAGAAAGCATTCCTGGGATTATATTTATGAGCCAGAAGCGCATGTACTGCTCGATGGTTTGATGGTCCGCTATATGGAGTCCCAGGTTTATCAGGCCGTTGTTGAAAACGGTGCCTGTGAGCAGGCGGCGCGTATGGTGGCCATGAAGAGTGCAACCGATAACGCTGGCGAGTTAATCAGTGACCTGCAGTTGGTCTATAACAAGGCACGGCAGGCGGCGATTACTCAGGAACTGTCGGAAATTGTCAGCGGTGCTGCAGCCGTTTAA
- the atpD gene encoding F0F1 ATP synthase subunit beta, with product MSSGRIVQIIGAVIDVEFPRDSVPGVYDALLVEGKGLTLEVQQQLGDGVVRCIAMGGSEGISRGLEVSNTGAPVSVPVGSETLGRIMDVLGKPIDERGDIGEKERMPIHRKAPAYDELSAASELLETGVKVIDLVCPFAKGGKVGLFGGAGVGKTVNMMELINNIALEHAGLSVFAGVGERTREGNDFYHEMQESGVVNIENPAESKVAMVYGQMNEPPGNRLRVALTGLTMAEKFRDEGRDVLLFIDNIYRYTLAGTEVSALLGRMPSAVGYQPTLAEEMGVLQERITSTKTGSITSVQAVYVPADDLTDPSPATTFAHLDSTVVLSRDIAAKGIYPAIDPLDSTSRQLDPLVIGQEHYETARGVQTVLQRYKELKDIIAILGMDELSEDDKQTVSRARKIERFLSQPFHVAEVFTGSPGKYVSLKDTIAGFKGLLAGDYDSLPEQAFYMVGSIDEAVEKAAKIAEKAA from the coding sequence ATGAGTAGCGGACGTATCGTACAAATCATCGGAGCGGTTATTGATGTGGAATTCCCACGCGATTCCGTACCAGGGGTTTACGACGCACTTTTGGTTGAAGGCAAGGGCCTCACCTTGGAAGTGCAACAGCAACTAGGTGATGGCGTTGTTCGCTGCATCGCCATGGGTGGATCCGAGGGCATTAGCCGCGGTCTGGAAGTCTCCAATACTGGTGCGCCGGTTTCCGTTCCTGTGGGTTCCGAAACTCTGGGTCGCATTATGGATGTGTTGGGCAAGCCCATCGACGAGCGCGGTGATATCGGTGAAAAAGAGCGTATGCCAATTCACCGTAAAGCACCCGCTTACGATGAACTATCTGCTGCCAGCGAGCTGCTGGAAACCGGCGTTAAGGTAATCGACCTGGTTTGTCCGTTCGCCAAGGGTGGTAAAGTCGGTCTGTTCGGTGGTGCCGGTGTGGGCAAAACCGTGAACATGATGGAACTGATCAACAACATCGCACTGGAGCACGCCGGTTTGTCCGTATTTGCCGGTGTGGGTGAGCGAACTCGTGAAGGTAACGATTTCTACCACGAAATGCAGGAATCCGGTGTTGTAAACATCGAAAACCCTGCAGAATCTAAAGTGGCCATGGTTTACGGCCAGATGAACGAGCCACCCGGCAACCGTCTGCGTGTTGCACTAACCGGTCTGACCATGGCGGAAAAATTCCGTGACGAAGGCCGCGACGTACTCTTGTTTATCGACAACATCTACCGTTACACCCTTGCGGGTACCGAAGTATCGGCACTGCTGGGTCGTATGCCTTCTGCAGTGGGTTACCAGCCTACTCTGGCTGAAGAGATGGGCGTTCTCCAAGAGCGTATTACATCGACAAAAACGGGTTCTATCACCTCCGTACAAGCGGTATATGTACCAGCGGATGACTTGACGGACCCCTCCCCTGCGACCACCTTTGCGCACTTGGATTCTACCGTAGTACTAAGCCGGGATATTGCGGCGAAAGGTATCTACCCTGCGATCGATCCACTGGACTCCACCTCCCGTCAGCTGGACCCGTTGGTTATTGGCCAGGAGCATTACGAAACCGCTCGCGGCGTGCAAACAGTACTGCAGCGTTATAAAGAGCTGAAAGACATTATTGCCATTCTGGGTATGGACGAACTATCTGAAGACGACAAACAGACAGTTTCCCGCGCTCGTAAGATCGAACGCTTTTTGTCCCAGCCATTCCACGTTGCGGAAGTGTTTACCGGCTCACCGGGTAAGTACGTAAGCTTGAAAGACACCATTGCGGGCTTTAAAGGGCTGCTTGCTGGCGACTACGACAGCCTGCCAGAACAGGCCTTCTACATGGTCGGCAGCATCGATGAAGCGGTAGAAAAAGCGGCGAAAATCGCCGAAAAAGCTGCATAA